One genomic window of Anguilla anguilla isolate fAngAng1 chromosome 13, fAngAng1.pri, whole genome shotgun sequence includes the following:
- the LOC118210566 gene encoding pleckstrin homology domain-containing family G member 4B-like isoform X1 produces MNPESLDSSIQSALSALYPPFDATAPTVLSQLFRVIEERYQGDALQCLLDFLIPAKRILESVQQAACAAYSDVLFRCEGWPLCLRERVVIQLASLNPLLLRPGDFYLQVAPFADQAARIVLKSLLEEHQVEVEETPVSETSYPCIFTEDWLSDVNRDRHGTPLRRCLLSTDQGVVKVPWAQVANPEFVDKPKAMATASPSSVIPDTPPNPPLPLPVGPSPFSLETRIQPAKDGIAVSLCLVEGVRSGSVKVGGAIPAGKPVGWVSPSTWDGRHIRDLEGDYVDLVEFTKEKEARTEAPLPKLQSVIPVRPAPPAPPAPRGDQSPCGRTLGFSDEPCTPCLRRKLGEDVDPEELRCRYRDSYMAALQNPVSFEARSMLAIPEEPPPVSGGGGLGSEIDSKAPGQVLGGYCCHSGHPCQTSPAREGNVNPSGRSDVQNFKKAHKNVGKPLSPSPSTVSETSRKCPMTQRQSKRSNSDICPEMIPRIQVVQCIKTTAFGLVSPKLERRKSSKKDVTLPSKAEVLSPLPPVNGQERELQPPPAEKQSGPQIHPPSPRTSGPLPIPSPESGSCLLHLGVVCLPGSRDRTGRAVMEVYGDHHGWRSPLVSKQELCNLLLHLHSIPRKEVRKLGMTVVIDARKISPPETLFKALLMVQVQTPHVVNCVLTLVDKETSPRPERHPGLQMDIVTSMKALHKSVEGQQLTQRLDGTFPYNHSDWLKLYQKLDPFLSDLREASSLLQKAIERLADIRGADTVQEVQQCIREQKALMKKVLEDTRLVALQREGGATLARLRKEETRFPHSEDYRDAMDSVTSLYNHVEEQVHTLVMKSNESLQHLEFLLHLRGLEDRFKRVMGWFAEEGEWQLVEANAALDTLERVEQSRQRFSAFLARTSEQNQQAVALMSEAGKMEGASYPEMEAFRSMVRTFKASLAAFSQRAERCRAELENMAGLYRFCEKATQLANECRQYMDHAQPGCYSTKTELCALKRFQERFGEFSAERFKDAKARASACSRGLRVWNVAWLKCQEARQQLEERLQELDRTQKPVVGVAEPRCQVKEDESLSPPSPRAAPSRPADARREAESASEDDGARVSCFNISIRPEGNGTKPATDSGSGIPKLGPKEEEEAGPTSEERDSDAGFGEGDPADGQERSPCHQALGRSLSEGFGASPSQAGPQESSGPLAAGLARPHGLPSCRILKAAQHYQISRHGSFCADDPCHLCDPGTGALQTAASATTAALGHEGVTPAGVANTEQNGTNVLKLRRIAEELTATEREYVRSLGYVAAHYIPELERPDVPQGLRGQRGCIFGNLEKLHSFHRHAFLPELEACAQEPRRVGRCFLRHKEGFALYALYSKNKPQSDILLSQHGHAFFKQKQAELGDKMDLWSYLLKPVQRISKYSLLLQDMARECGPERARERAELLAALQVIRFQLRHGNDLLAMDDIQDCDVNLKEQGQLIRQDEFLVSFRKKKCFRHVFLFQDLILFSKTKKTEVGNDVYIYKQSFKTSDIGMTHNSGSSGLCFEIWFRRRKSQDTYILQAENEELKKAWTNDLERILWEQAAHNREIRMQERVFMGIGNKPFIDIKPSDAAISDRAVNCVLTGGESKVSTSSGVSGTQGALILPRPNSIGSGSSASSSESRSSFSSGRGSLSAIGYLCDQSQTGNGHGVYSATTALEDDDLDNENESFHLLLDSSESSGESVSGFSSCDQICLSAIGGDAEDTSSVSSSRSSGKHYAHQIPPNFRIHASPAPSRLWSFALPTQRAQMNRKRSGKAKETGPAGKSTEV; encoded by the exons AACCCAGAGTCGCTGGACTCGTCCATCCAGAGTGCCCTGTCCGCTCTATACCCTCCCTTCGATGCCACCGCCCCTACTGTTCTCAGCCAGCTCTTCCGGGTCATAGAGGAGCGTTACCAGGGCGACGCACTCCAGTGCCTGCTGGACTTCCTCATCCCCGCCAAGCGCATCCTCGAGAGCGTGCAGCAAGCAGCATGC GCAGCGTACTCTGATGTGCTGTTTAGGTGTGAGGGCTGGCCCCTCTGCCTACGTGAGCGGGTGGTGATCCAGCTGGCCTCCCTCAACCCCCTGCTCCTGCGTCCGGGTGACTTCTACCTGCAGGTGGCGCCCTTCGCCGACCAGGCCGCCCGCATCGTCCTCAAGAGCCTGCTGGAGGAGCaccaggtggaggtggaggaaaCGCCCGTCTCCGAGACCTCCTACCCCTGCATCTTCACCGAGGACTGGCTGAGTGACGTCAACCGCGATCGCCATGGTACCCCGCTACGCCGCTGCCTGCTCTCCACGGACCAGGGCGTGGTGAAGGTACCCTGGGCTCAGGTAGCCAACCCGGAGTTTGTGGACAAACCCAAAGCCATGGCAACTGCCTCCCCCTCCTCAGTCATCCCAGATACTCCCCCCAATCCTCCGCTGCCACTGCCAgttggcccctcccctttctccctgGAGACCAGGATCCAGCCGGCCAAAGACGGGATCGCCGTGTCGCTGTGCCTCGTCGAGGGCGTCCGCTCCGGGTCGGTcaaggtgggcggggccattCCAGCCGGGAAGCCCGTGGGCTGGGTGTCGCCCAGCACCTGGGACGGTCGCCACATTCGAGACCTGGAGGGCGACTACGTGGACCTGGTGGAGTTCACCAAGGAGAAAGAAGCCAGGACTGAGGCTCCACTACCCAAACTCCAGAGCGTAATACCCGTCCGGCCggctccccccgccccacctgcCCCCCGTGGGGACCAGTCACCCTGCGGTCGGACACTTGGGTTTTCGGACGAGCCCTGTACCCCGTGCCTGAGGAGGAAACTGGGGGAGGATGTGGACCCGGAGGAGCTGAGGTGCCGGTATCGGGACTCCTACATGGCAGCGCTGCAGAACCCGGTCAGTTTTGAGGCCAGGAGCATGCTGGCTATCCCGGAGGAGCCCCCCCCTGTGAGCGGTGGCGGTGGGCTGGGCTCTGAGATTGACAGCAAGGCTCCGGGCCAGGTCCTTGGTGGATACTGCTGTCACTCTGGGCACCCCTGCCAGACGTCCCCTGCCAGGGAAGGGAACGTTAATCCTTCGGGACGCTCGGACGTACAAAATTTTAAGAAGGCCCATAAAAACGTGGGAaagcccctctctccttccccttccACTGTATCGGAAACTTCCCGAAAATGTCCCATGACGCAAAGACAGAGCAAAAGGAGCAACAGTGACATCTGCCCTGAAATGATTCCCAGGATACAAGTTGTGCAGTGCATAAAGACCACGGCATTCGGACTAGTTTCTCCAAAATTGGAGAGACGAAAATCCTCTAAAAAAG ATGTCACCCTGCCTTCTAAAGCTGAAGTGCTGTCCCCTCTGCCTCCTGTAAacggacaggagagagagctccagccccccccagcagagAAGCAGTCGGGCCCCCAAatccaccccccttccccccggaCTTCCGGCCCACTGCCCATACCTTCTCCGGAATCCGGCAGCTGTCTCCTCCACCTGGGAGTTGTGTGCCTGCCAG GAAGCAGAGACAGGACAGGCAGAGCCGTGATGGAGGTGTACGGTGACCACCATGGCTGGAGGTCACCTCTGGTGTCCAAGCAGGAGCTATGCAATCTGCTGCTTCACTTGCACTCAATTCCCAG GAAGGAGGTTCGAAAGCTAGGAATGACAGTGGTGATAGATGCAAGGAAGATATCACCCCCAGAAACTCTATTCAAAGCTCTGCTAATGGTTCAG GTGCAGACCCCACACGTCGTCAACTGCGTCCTGACGCTGGTGGACAAAGAGACCAGCCCTCGTCCAGAACGCCACCCCGGACTACAG ATGGACATTGTGACCTCGATGAAGGCACTCCATAAGTCAGTGGAAGGACAGCAGCTCACACAGCGGCTGGACGGCACCTTCCCGTACAACCACAGCGACTGGCTGAAGCTCTATCAG AAACTGGATCCTTTCCTGTCAGATTTGAGAGAGGCATCCAGCTTGCTTCAGAAGGCCATCGAGAGGCTCGCAGACATCAGAGGAGCGGACACGGTGCAG GAAGTCCAGCAGTGCATCAGGGAGCAGAAGGCTTTGATGAAGAAGGTGCTGGAAGACACGAGATTGGTGGCCCTGcagagggagggcggggccaccCTGGCTAGGCTGAGGAAGGAGGAGACCAGATTCCCGCATTCTGAGGACTATCG GGATGCCATGGACTCAGTGACCAGCCTGTATAATCATGTGGAGGAGCAGGTTCACACCCTGGTCATGAAGTCCAATGAGAGTCTACAGCATCTGGAGTTCCTGCTTCATCTCAGGGGTCTGGAGGACAGATTCAAGAGG GTGATGGGCTGGTTCGCTGAGGAAGGAGAATGGCAGCTTGTGGAGGCGAATGCAGCTCTGGACACGCTGGAGAGGGTGGAGCAGTCCCGTCAACGTTTCAGCGCCTTCCTCGCGCGGACCAGC GAGCAAAACCAGCAGGCTGTGGCTTTGATGTCTGAAGCAGGGAAGATGGAGGGGGCGTCCTATCCTGAGATGGAGGCGTTCCGGTCAATGGTGCGCACGTTCAAGGCCAGCCTCGCGGCCTTCTCTCAGAGAGCTGAGCGCTGTCGCGCGGAACTGGAGAACATGGCTGGCCTGTACCGCTTCTGCGAAAAG GCTACTCAGCTTGCCAACGAGTGCAGACAATATATGGACCACGCGCAGCCAGGATGCTATTCAACAAAGACTGAACTATGTGCGCTGAAGCGATTCCAGGAACGATTCGGTGAATTTTCTGCAGAGCGTTTCAAGGACGCTAAGGCTCGGGCTAGCGCTTGCTCCAGGGGACTGAGGGTATGGAATGTGGCTTGGCTCAAGTGCCAGGAAGCCaggcagcagctggaggagagacTGCAGGAGCTCGACAGAACCCAGAAGCCCGTGGTCGGGGTAGCGGAGCCGAGGTGTCAGGTGAAGGAGGATGAAAGCCTTTCACCGCCCTCCCCTCGAGCGGCTCCCTCCCGCCCCGCGGACGCGCGACGGGAGGCGGAGAGCGCCAGCGAGGACGACGGCGCCAGGGTGTCGTGCTTCAACATCAGTATCAGACCCGAAGGCAACGGAACCAAACCAGCGACGGACTCCGGGTCGGGGATCCCAAAACTGGGCCccaaagaagaggaggaggcgggcCCAACTAGCGAGGAGCGCGACAGCGACGCGGGCTTTGGCGAAGGCGACCCCGCCGACGGGCAGGAGCGGTCGCCGTGCCACCAGGCCCTGGGCAGGTCGCTGAGCGAGGGTTTCGGCGCGAGCCCCTCCCAAGCCGGGCCTCAGGAGTCGTCCGGCCCCCTCGCCGCCGGCCTCGCCCGCCCTCACGGCCTGCCCTCCTGCCGAATACTGAAGGCCGCGCAGCACTACCAGATCTCCCGACACGGCAGCTTCTGCGCCGACGACCCCTGCCACCTCTGCGACCCGGGGACCGGCGCCCTTCAGACCGCCGCGTCCGCCACCACGGCCGCGCTCGGGCACGAGGGCGTGACCCCGGCGGGCGTGGCCAACACAGAGCAGAACGGCACCAACGTTTT GAAGCTGCGGCGGATCGCGGAGGAGCTGACGGCGACGGAGCGGGAGTACGTGCGCTCGCTGGGCTACGTGGCGGCGCACTACATCCCCGAGCTGGAGCGGCCCGACGTGCCGCAGGGCCTCCGGGGCCAGCGCGGCTGCATCTTCGGCAACCTGGAGAAGCTCCACAGCTTCCACCGCCACGCCTTCCTGCCCGAGCTGGAGGCCTGCGCCCAGGAGCCGCGCCGGGTCGGCCGCTGCTTCCTCAGACAC AAGGAAGGCTTTGCTCTTTACGCACTCTACAGCAAGAACAAACCACAATCAGACATCCTGCTGAGTCAGCATGGACACGCCTTCTTCAAG CAGAAACAGGCCGAGCTGGGGGATAAGATGGACCTGTGGTCTTACCTGCTGAAGCCGGTCCAGAGGATCAGCAAGTacagcctgctgctgcaggacaTGGCGAGGGAGTGCGGGCCCGAGCGAGCGCGCGAGAGAGCCGAGCTCCTGGCCGCCCTGCAGGTCATCCGCTTCCAGCTGCGTCACGGCAACGACCTCTTGGCCATGGACGACATTCAAGACTGCGAC GTGAACCTGAAAGAGCAGGGTCAGCTGATCCGTCAGGACGAATTTCTGGTGTCCTTCAGGAAGAAGAAATGCTTCCGTCATGTCTTCCTCTTCCAAGACCTCATCCTCTTCAGCAAAACCAAGAAGACTGAAGTAGGAAATGATGTGTACATCTACAAGCAGTCTTTCAAG ACCTCTGACATCGGTATGACACATAATTCTGGGAGCAGTGGGCTGTGCTTTGAGATCTGGTTTCGGCGGAGAAAGTCCCAGGACACCTACATTCTCCAGGCTGAGAACGAGGAGCTGAAGAAGGCCTGGACCAACGACCTGGAGCGGATTCTATGGGAGCAGGCCGCACACAACAGAG AGATCCGGATGCAGGAACGGGTGTTCATGGGAATTGGCAACAAACCCTTCATAGACATAAAGCCGAGTGACGCGGCGATCAGTGACCGAGCAGTCAACTGCGTACTGACCGGAGGAG AATCCAAGGTGTCAACCTCCTCTGGGGTTTCAGGGACTCAGGGAGCTCTCATTTTGCCACGGCCTAATTCGATTGGATCAGGCAGCAGTGCATCATCTTCTGAAAGTcgctcctctttctcctctggGCGAGGGTCCCTGTCCGCCATTGGCTATTTATGCGACCAATCCCAGACAGGCAACGGCCATGGTGTCTATTCAGCCACAACAGCTTTGGAGGATGATGACCTGGACAATGAGAATGAGAGCTTTCATCTACTTT tGGACAGCTCAGAATCTTCAGGGGAGAGTGTGAGTGGATTCAGCAGCTGTGATCAAATTTGTCTGTCTGCGATTGGTGGAGACGCAGAAGACACATCCTCTGTGTCTTCCTCTCGTTCCTCCGGGAAACACTACGCCCACCAAATCCCACCAAATTTCCGTATACATGCTTCTCCAGCTCCATCCAGACTGTGGTCTTTCGCTCTACCCACACAGAGGGCTCAAATGAACCGCAAGCGTTCTGGAAAG GCTAAAGAAACTGGCCCCGCTGGAAAATCCACCGAGGTTTAA